The sequence CTAATTCGGGGTATTTGGGCTTGATGAACTGGCAGGCATCACCACAGCGTTTTGGATTGCTGCTGCGAGAGATGCCGCAGTCTGTACACAAACTACGATACGGTGCTGTGTCTGTAGTCACGCAAGCCTTTAATAATCTTTATAGTTTAAGGGGCAAAGCTATATAGCTAAAGCTTCATAATCCATTTATTATGAACTGAGTATAGAGTATTTGCAGACCACTTTAATCCTCTTGGAGAATGAAATATGTTGCCGAATATCCCCCTAAAAAGACTCAATGGAGCCCAAGAAAATCTGCAGGATTATGCCGGCAAAGTTCTCCTCATTGTCAATGTGGCCAGTCGCTGCGGGTTTACACCACAATACCGAGATTTACAGAATCTCTATGAAGAAAATAAGGCTCATGGCCTAGAAATTTTAGGCTTTCCCTGCAATCAATTTGGGGCTCAAGAACCTGGCTCAGCTGAGGAAATTGGACAATTTTGCAGCGCTAATTATGGCGTGACATTTCCGATGTTTGAGAAGGTGGATGTGAATGGTGACAGCACCCATCCCTTATATGCCTATTTAAAAGAGCATGCTCCAGGCATTCTGGGAACTGCCGGTATTAAGTGGAATTTCACTAAATTTCTGGTAAGCAAAGATGGTGAATCAGTCACACGCCTTGCATCTGCAGATGGCGCAAGCAAGATGTCGGCTGCGATCAAAAAACTGCTGTAGTTTTAAAGTGGCCTGATGAGTATTACTTCAAGCAAGTAGTACTCACTTCTTTTTCTTCTGTTCGGAATCTAGCCATTCATTGACATCGGGGAAAGCGTCTTGCACCTCTCCCATAAATTCTCGGACCATGTAATAAAGGCCAGCAATTAATAGGCTGAAAACAAAGATGGATACGAGGAGTAATGTTGTATTACTCATTTTTTACGATTCAATAATGCGGATAATTTGAAATAAATCCCAAAGCAAAATATTGAGGGTACCCAGAGCGCAGTAAAAATGGACTGCTCTCGATCTTCGACCACAAACCATAAATAGGCCGAGGTAAAGAAAGAAATCACCACTGCCATGAGAATGAAGTAATCTGATTTTTTAAACATAGTCACTCCTTCACTTCGTTATTAAAATAGTCGCCAATTCCGTAGCCAATTGCGCTGAGGAGGCATCCTATGATAGCGCAGCTACCCAATACGCGAATGCCAGAAGAAAGGCCAAAAGCGAATATTTCTATAGAAATGAAGTCCCACAAGCCCAAGGTAATCAATATAAAACTAATGGAGCTGATGAAGAACCCAAAAAATATTAAAACCTTTTCAATTAATTGCGGTAACTTAGTCAATTAGGCTACCGATTCCACGGGCTTAGTGGGCCAAGTAAAGTTGGCCATTGCCGCTATGGTGATGAAAAGCAGGATGATTTCTAGTAGATAGACGCCGCAATATCCCGTTGCTGGACTATTGAGGTCGGCACCGAAATAATTTCTGGAGGCCATGCCTGCCAAAATATCCCGAAATATTCCTCCTACACCTACCGCAATTCCGGCGGCAGTTGCTTGTACAGCTCCCCAGGCGCCCAATGCTAAGCCACTTTGATTTTCAGGAGCGTATCTCATGGTGGCAGTTAAGGTGCCATGACTAAATAGCCCGTTGCCAAACCCAATCAAGACAACGCCCACAATAAAAATGAGTGTGCTGTCTAAAGGTGCAGCTACGATCACCAGAATGAATGCGGGAATACCAATCTTTGCACCATTGCTAGCCATCTTAAAAGGGTCGTAACCAGCACTTAATACTTTTGAGGCAATGCTAAAGCCAAATAAACAGCCAATGGCTAAAGTGGCAGTTAACACGGTAGTGGCGCTTACACTCATATTGAGTAATTCACCGCCATAAGGCTCCAGCAAGACATCATTCATGCTAAAGGCCATCGTGCCAAAGCCAACAGCAATTAAGCGACGAACGGCTTGCCCACCTTCTTTAAAGGTAGCCCAAGACTCTTTAAAGTTTTGCTCTCTTGCTACTTGCGCTCTAGCGCGCGCTTCCTCGCGACTTTCTTGTTTCCAAAGTGCGATAGCGTTCAAGATAATCGTCACCACAGCACTGCCTTGAATCACTTGTATTAAGCGCCCTGGACTGTACTCTTCCAGTACTTGACCAAAAATAAGTGCGCTACCAATCATGCCGATTAATAACATCACAAACATCAGACCAACAATATTGGGTTGTGCTTTCGGTGGCGCAAGATCACAAGCTAAGGCAAGGCCTACTGTTTGAGTGGTGTGAATACCAGCGCCAACAAATAAAAATGATAGTGCTGCAGCAGCTAATCCAATCCATGCCGGCGCTTCACTGGCATTGCCTGCACCTGCTAAGACCAACAAAGCAAAAGGCATGATAGCTAGGCCGCCAAATTGCACCATCGTTCCCATCCAAATATAAGGAACCCGACGCCAACCGAGGGCGGATTTATGAGTGTCAGAGCGAAAGCCAATCAAGGCTCTAATAGGGGCAAAAATAATGGGTAATGCAACCATGATTGACACCAATGATGCGGGTACGTGTAGCTCCACAATCATTACGCGATTTAAGGTGCCAACCAATAGCACGAGGGCCATGCCTACCGATACTTGAAATAGGGATAGCCTGAGTAATCTAGCGAGCGGTAATTCAGCAGTAGCAGCGTCTGCAAAAGGTAAAAAGCGTGGGCCTAAATTAGCCCAGGTACTGATAAGTTTTTTGCTAAAACGATTCATTTAAAACTTAGTTTAACTGAGGGATCTGCAAAACAAAAAAAATAAGACCTAGATCGAATGATCCAGGTCTTATGAGACAAGATAAAACTTATTTTTGCGCTGATGGTGCCATAGGCGCCGCAGCAACGGATCCAGCTTTAGCAGCCTTACCGCCCTCTAAAAAAGCTTTCACCCAAGTTGTATTGTTAAGTAATGCCAAATGAACTGAAAAAGAACCAACGGCTACTGCACCCAAAAATAATGGGATACCAACTGTTGGCTTTACTACTGTCCACATTTTTCCGTAGATCATCTTAAGCTCCTTAAATTACTTCAACCAAGGTGAATAGATGTAAGCAAGTAAATGGGCAAGTGCTGCGATCATCCCAAAAAATTGCGTACCTTGTATGAGGTTGCGATGCAACTCTTCCGCCTCCTCAACACTCAGACCTGTAAGAGTGTTATTTGTCATAGCGTTTCCTCTCAAATCTAACTGCGTCGTGCTAACCCACACGAGGGCACTGAATAACCTTCTGTACTACAGGGTGAATTTTATACCAATGTGTACAAAAAAATATACAGTTTTATGGGTAATTTCCCTTACAAGTTCTTTTATTGCAGTGCAAAATAACTTGCTCATCACGCTAATTTTTAGGGCTTGTTTAATCTGGATGGGATATAGAATGATTCTCTTTAAAGGCTGTTTTGGGGTGTCAAAGCAGTCAAACTAGTGAGTGCTTTGCCATGATAAAAATGCTATTTGAGATCGCTTGCGCCGCAGTTGGATTTGCCATGTCCCTGTTATTCGCCAAGCAACTGGATCTGGGAACTGTGCCTGCAGTATTTATGGGGCTGATGGGGGCAATCTTTGCATTTATTCTTGCTCAAGGCCTTACAAGCTTCATATTTCGTATACTCAGACGAGATTAATTTGGGGCTCAGCCTCTTTAACCATAAGGATAAGTGATGAAAGAGCAATCTGTACCTGGACAAGTAGACGCAAAATTGAAAAGAACCCTGCTTTGGCTCAAATTTGCCATTGTTGTATTTCCCTTGGCATTCATTGGCCAGATCTGGATTCTCTATCAAGAGTATTCCTTTACAAATCTCGTCTTTGTGCTGATTACAGCTTTAGCCTTGTATTCCACTATTAATTCGTACAAAAAATTTAAAGCCTACGAAGCTGCTACCAAGAATCAGGAGTAGTGGCCCTTATGGGGGTTTTCCCTATTAGGTGATACTCAAATAGGTGTCAATCTTGATTGACATATTGCGAATCAAGAGGAAGAATCATTTCTATGATTTTTCTTGATCCGTCCAAGCTATTTTTAAATAGCCACTAGCATGCAAATACTGAATCTTGGTGTCAATCATCACACCGCTCCAATTGACATTCGGGAGAGGGTTGCTATTGCCCCGGAACATTTGCAGGATTCCTTATTGGATCTTCGTAATCATTTGAAGGGGAAGTATTCAGATTTGACGCCAGAGGTAACCATTTTATCTACCTGCAATCGCATGGAGATTTATTGTGCGGCTAATGACGCTACTTATCCTGATCATTATTTAGAGGAGCGCACTTTTGATTGGCTAGCTGCTCAGAATAATGTCCATCAACATGAATTACGCCCCTACATCTATTCAGCTAAGGAAAGTGATGCAGTCAAACATGCTTTCAGGGTGGGCAGTGGTTTAGATTCAATGGTCTTAGGAGAAACTCAAATCCTAGGGCAAATGAAAAAGGCTATCGAAAATGCTAATCAAGTAGGTGCTTTGGGGGCTTACTTAAAACCGTTGTTTGACAAAACCTTTTCTGTAGCAAAAGTCGTTCGAGGTAATACCCAAATTGGTGCGCACTCAGTCTCTATGGCGGGCGCTTCCGTGAAATTGGTTGAGCGCATCTTTGGGAAAATGAGCCAATGCAGTGTTTTGTTTATTGGTGCTGGGGAGATGATCGGACTTTGCGCAAATCACTTTGCAGGAAAAAATCCGAAAAAGATTGCAATTTCAAACAGAACTGTTGACCGAGGCAACGACTTAATTAAAACTTTTTCCGATAAGAATTTACAAACTGAGGTATTTCCATTGGTTGACTTACCAAAGCAGTTGCATGAATACGATGTCGTGGTTTCTTGCACTGCTAGTTCGCTTCCAATCATTGGCATGGGAATGGTTAAAACAGCGCTTAAAGCTAGGCAATCTCGCCCTATTGTTCTGATAGATTTAGCAGTACCAAGAGATTTTGAGCCAGAAATCAAGAGTCTTAAAAATGCCTATCTTTACTCTATTGATGATCTTGGCGAAATAGTCAGCGCTGGCAAGGCCAACCGTCAAGATTGTATTGGTGATGCAGAAAAAATCATTGAAAGAGGCGTCATTGAGTTTTATGAAACCTTGGAGAAAAGGGCTGTTGTACCCATTATTAAGTCAATTCAGAACGTTGGTGAGCAATATCAAAAGATTGAGCTAGAAAAAGCAAGCAGAAGAATTGCGAATGGTGATGACCCAATGGTTGTACTTTCACATATGGCGATAGCACTTGCCAATAAATTTATGCATGCCCCAATTCATGCATTGAAGCAGTCTTCTGATGCGAATTTGGAAGAATATAAACAGATTATTTCTAAAATCTATTCATCTAAGTGAGTTGGCTATGCTCAAAATGACTAACCTCCTTGAAACCATATCCAACCCGCAAGACCTGAGGGAGCATGAGGTATCCAAGCTTCCTCAAATTGCGCGTGAGTTGCGAAACTTTATATTAAGTTCGGTTTCAAGTACTGGAGGACATCTCTCTTCTAACTTAGGAACTGTAGAGCTCGCCGTTGCACTTCATTATGTCTTTGATACCCCTTATGATCGTCTGATCTGGGATGTAGGTCATCAAAGTTATGCTCATAAAGTACTTACTGGTCGTAGGGAGGCCATGTCGGGCCTAAGACAGTTCGGCGGTATTTCAGGGTTTCCGAAGCGCAGCGAGAGTGAATATGATGCATTCGGAACTGCCCATTCATCTACCAGCATTTCAGCAGCTTTAGGAATGGCAGTAGCTGCTAAAACAAAAAATGAGAAGCGTAATGTAGTGGCCATTATTGGTGATGGTGCAATGAGTGCTGGTATGGCATTTGAGGCAATGAACAATGCTGGTGTGAATAAAAAAGTCCCGCTTATTGTCATTCTGAACGACAACGAGATGTCAATTTCACCGGCGGTAGGCGCATTGAACCGTTATCTAGTGAAGTTAATTTCTGGATCGATGTATGCCGCCACCAAGAGGGGAATCGATAAAGTACTCTCTGTAGCCCCACCCATTCGAGAATTTGCAAAAAGATTGGAAGGTCATGCAAAGGGGATGGTTGGACCAGCAACTATTTTTGAAGAGTTCGGATTTGATTATTACGGTCCAATAGATGGCCACGATTTAGATGTCTTAATTTCCACCCTACAAAACGTGAAAACCCTTGCCCAAACTGAGGGACCACAGTTCCTTCATGTCGTTACTAAAAAAGGCAAAGGATACTCATTAGCAGAGCAAGACCCCATTGCCTATCATGGTCCAAGCCCATTTGACCCGATAGCAGGGATTGTGACAAAGCCAGTGCTTAAGAAAACCTACACCCAAGTATTCGGTGAGTGGTTATGTGATATGGCACAGGCTGATGAGCGCCTCATCGCTATTACGCCTGCCATGCGTGAGGGCTCCGGATTAGTGGGGTTTGAGAAGCGTTTCCCTGATCGCTACTACGATGTTGGCATAGCGGAACAACATGCCGTTACCTTTGCGGCTGGAATTGCCTGTGAAGGGCTTAAGCCAGTAGTCGCGATTTATTCGACATTCTTACAGCGTGGCTACGATCAACTGATACATGACGTGACTTTACAAAACTTACCAATTGTATTTGCCATTGATCGAGCAGGGATGGTGGGCGCTGATGGGGCAACGCATGCCGGAGTATTTGATATCGCTTTTTTACGCTGCTTACCAAATTTAGTTCTGATGACACCATCCAATGAACAAGAATGTAGAGCAATGTTGACGACCGCCTTTAAACACGATGGCCCAGCAGCAGTGCGCTACCCACGTGGCTCTGGAGTTGGTCTAGAGACGGCAGATCAACCCTTAGAAGCCTTGCCTATTGGTAGAGGGCTCATAGTACGAAAAATCGATCAAGCTTTCCCTCAAAAGAAAAAAATTGCCTTTATTTGTTTTGGACCCATGTTGTATAGCGCATTATCGATTGCGCAAGAAATGAATGCCACCGTGGTGGATATGCGCTTTGTAAAGCCATTGGATGAAAACTTATTAATAGAAATTGCAGCCACTCATGACGGACTAGTCTTTATTGAGGATAGTGCTATTAAAGGTGGCGCTGGAAGCGCTTGTCTAGAGGTCTTATCAGAGCAGAATATCCAGATTGAATCTTTGTTGTTAGGGCTTCCAGATGAGTATGTGGAACATGGTGAGCTTGGCTTGCTGCTTGATAGCTATGGCCTATCTAAGGAAAAGATTCAACAAAGAGTGTTGGCACGATTTGCGTAGGGCTTGACTGAAGATGGTGTCAATTGATATTGCCCCATTTCGTGATTTATGCACTGATTGCGGGGTATCTCGAACTACGCAACCCAAACGTTGCGCAACTGCCTGTCAGTTTATTCAGCCGAATTATCCAAAATTCGAAACATTAGCTCACGGTAGGCAGCGTGCTACAGAGCATTCTGACGAAGTCTTTTTTGGACCATATTTGGAAATGTTTAGGGCTAGGTTAAAGGAGCCATTAAAGGGCGCCCAGTGGACGGGAATTATCACGCGACTTTGTGAGGTCTTACTGGAGCAAGGAGTTGTTGAAGCAGTAATCACCATGAGTTCTGATCCTGACGATCGTTGGAAGCCTGTCCCGGTGATCGTAACGAGACCTGAAGATATGGCGCAATGTAGAGGAATGAAGATGGGCTATGCCCCAATTATTCAATACCTCGGCTTGCTAAGCCATTAACTTCTGAGCTTGAGGTGAACCAATTACGCATTGCCGACATGGAGCAACTGCGTTATGTTTTTGACGTGGTTAGCTCAATAGCAAATGCGCTTACATCAAATGGAAAGTAACAAGTACCCTTAAATCGAATAAACTAGGCTCATTAATACCAAATGAGACATACAATGCAATTTATTAAATCGATAGTAATCATTTCCTCAGCATTATGGTTGGGTGGCTGCTCTGTATATATGGCCGCGCATCAGCCGTCCGAAAAAAATATCTCACTTTTTAAAGTAGGCACACCAAGAGATGTCTTAATTGCAGAATTTGGTGTTCCAACCTCTAGCGAGGTTAAGAATGGAAAGAAGTTTGAAATTTACCGCTTTACCCAAGGCTATAGCCAAGGAGCTAAAACAGCGCGCGCTTTAGCAGAGGGCACTGCAGACGTATTTACTCTAGGTATTACTGAGGTGATTACTACCCCGGTAGAAGCAATTAATGATGGTAATTTGACTGTGTATGAAGTGAGTTACGACAACAATGAGTGCGTAGATCAAGTGATCTTATTAACGCCAAGTTCAAATTCAACTGCTCCTGCTCAATCGAACATTCCCACTGCAGCTAAATCTCAGTAATTCCATAAAAATCAACTTTCCTCTTCACCTCTATTTTGATTGAGACGATCCCATATGGAAAAAAGTAAAGATCTTGAGCGCGGACTAGGCCAGCGCCATATTGAAATGATCGCCATTGGTGGTTGCATTGGAACCGGTCTTTTTATGGGCTCCGGTAAGGCAATCTCTTTGGCTGGCCCAGGGATTCTGTTTATCTACGCTTTAACAGGCTTCATCCTTTACTTTGTTATGCGAGCGATGGGCGAACTCTTACTCTATAACTTGGAGTACAAATCTTTTGTAGATTTCGCCGAAGATATTTTGGGACCGACTGCCGGCTTCTTTGTAGGCTGGTCTTATTGGTTTGTGTGGATCGTAGCGGCAATTGCAGAAATTATTGCGATTAGCGGCTACATCTCTTTTTGGCTCCCCAATTTACCCCATTGGATTTCAGCAGTTTGTATTATTTTGCTCTTGCTCACGCTAAATCTGCTGACTGTTAAAGCTTTTGGAGAGCTGGAATTTTGGATGGCCATCATTAAGGTCGTCGCGATCGTCGGATTGATTTTCTTAGGTCTGTATTTATGTGTGACTGGATTTGTATCTCCCACTGGAATTCAGGCTAAAGTGAGTAATCTTTGGTCTTATGGCGGCTTTATGCCGCATGGGGTTACGGGTTTACTTGCTGGCTTGCAGATGACGATTTTTGCTTTTGCTGGTATGGAAATCATTGGCACCATGATGGCTGAAACTCGAAATCCCAAAGTGATGTTGCCAGATGCAATCCATAAAATCCCCATGCGGATTATGATTTTTTATGTCGGCACAATCTTGGTTCTAATGATGGTAACGCCATGGACAGATATCTCTCCCGACGAAAGTCCATTTGTTGGCATGTTCTCTTTAATTGGCATGGTCAGCGCTGCATCTATTGTGAACTTGGTAGTGATTAGTTCTGCGACCTCATCGAGCAATAGTGGGATCTATGCGACTTCGCGGATGCTATATGGCTTAGCTAAGCAACACCATGCTCCTGCAGTATTTGGTAGGTTGTCATCCCATAAGATTCCATCGGGTGGTATTTTCTTGGGAACGGGACTGATTTTGTCAGCGGCATTAATTCTTACTAACACTCAGTCAATGATGTCTGCTTTTGAATTGGTTGGTAGCGTTGCGGCGATCATCTTCATCTTCATCTGGTCAATGATCCTGATTGCGTATCTTGTATATTGCAAGCGTCTACCGCAAGCTCACGATGAGTCTGAGTTCAAGATGCCTTTGAGTAAAACCATGCCTTACGTTTCTTTTGCCTTCTTTGCGATTGTTATCTATGCCCTTTCTTTGAGTGAAGATACTCGTATTGCACTATACGCATTGCCGATATGGTTTTTGGTACTTGGCCTGATTTACTTCTTCAAAACGCGTAACAATCCTTATCACCAAAAGTTTGTTGAGCAATTTCGTGAAAAAGTAATCGCTCAAAATGCAGCTGCTGAGGAATATCGAGCGAGAGCGCGCTAGAGCAGTAGCCTTTCTATCAGTATTGGTAGTTGAGTAATCTGATCAAGCAATTGTTTTCCCTAGTCCGAGGAGCATAATGAGAGGACAGAATATCAATAAGGGGTAATTCGATGCTTGATACACTTATTTTGAGCAGAATTCAGTTTGCTGCCAATATTACTTTCCATATCCTCTTCCCAACTATCTCTATCGCGCTAGCTTGGGCTCTGCTGTATTTCAAGATTAAGTTTAATAAGACTGGTGATTCTGAATGGAGTGAGGCTTACCAGTTCTGGGTCAAAATCTTTGCCTTGACCTTTGCGCTAGGTGTTGTGAGCGGCATTACGATGAGCTTTCAGTTCGGCACCAATTGGCCAGGTTATATGCAAACGGTTGGCAATATTGCTGGCCCTTTGCTGGGTTATGAGGTGTTGTCGGCCTTCTTCCTTGAGGCAACCTTTTTGGGGATCATGCTCTTTGGAGCAAAACGGGTTTCACAACGAGCCCATACTGTTGCTACCTTCCTCGTTGCTTTTGGAACTTCGCTGTCGGCTTTCTGGATCATCGTTTTAGATTCTTGGATGCAGACTCCACAAGGTTTTGAAATGATTAATGGTCAAGCGCATGCGACCAATTGGATGGAAATTGTTTTTAATCCCTCCATGCCATATCGACTCTTTCATATGATGACGGCTTCATTTCTAACGGTTACCTTTTTGATTGCAGGTATCTCAGCTTATCGTTACCTCCGCGGTATTAATCCTGTCGGTAGCAGAGCATTGATTAAGTTGGCTATGACCGTAGCAGTAGTTTTAGCACCCCTACAAATCGTATTAGGCGATGTACATGGTTTGAATACCCTGGAATATCAACCTGCTAAGGTAGCAGCGATGGAAGGTATTTGGCAGACCGCTAGAGGTGCCGATGCAGTTTTATTCGCCATTCCTGATGAAGCTACTAAGTCCAACCAGTATGAAGTGGCTGTTCCAAAGCTAGCGTCTTTGTATCTCACCCATTCTTGGGATGGCGAAGTCCAGGGCTTGGACGCCTTTCCAGGTGCGCATCCCCCCGTTAAGCCTGTCTTCTTTGCTTTTCGGATTATGGTCGGGATTGGATTGTTAATGCTATTGACTGCATTTGTTGGTTTCTACCTTGTGAGAAAAAAACAAGAGTTACCCAGATGGCTTTTGCAGACTTTGACTGTGATGAGTTTTTCTGGCTGGGTCGGCGTAGTGGCGGGCTGGTATGTGACCGAAGTGGGTAGACAGCCTTTCCTAGTAACCGGAGTTTTGAAAACGGCTGATGCGGTTACTAAGCTACCAACCAATATGATTTTGGGAACCTTGGTGATGTATCTCGCCTTATATCTTGGTTTGATTGTTTCTTATATCTGGGTGGTGTTTTATTTGGCTCGTCAGTCTGGCCCTGTAAAGACTGCTGATGATGCTAGACCAAATTTAGTTAACCGTCCCATTGGAGCATAAGAAAAAATATGATTCCCAATCTACTTGAACCCTCCGGCTGGTTACCTCTATTCTTTTTAGTGGCAATGGGTATTGCCATGGTTGCCTATGTTGTCCTCGATGGTTATGACTTAGGCGTCGGTATTTTGCTTAACCAAGCGACTGATCAGGAAAAAGACATCATGATTTCTTCGATTGGTCCATTTTGGGATGCCAATGAAACCTGGCTGGTACTTGGTGTTGGTGTCCTCTTGATCGCCTTTCCCATGGCGCATGGCATTATTTTGACCGAGCTCTATTTACCCGTTGGCATCATGCTTGCTGGTTTGATCTTGCGAGGTGTTTCTTTTGACTTTCGTGCTAAGGCGCATCTGAGTCAAAAATCGGTATGGAATTTCTTATTCTTCTTTGGTAGCTTCCTAGCCGCCGCATCCCAAGGCGTTATGGTTGGCAGAGAGGTAATTGGTTTTGACTCTGGAGGCTTGGGCTGGGTATTCGCATTCATTGTGGCCTTGTGCTTACCCGCTGGCTACGCATTATTGGGCGCGGGCTGGTTGATTATGAAGACCTCGGGTGAGCTGCAGCGTAAGGCGGTGGCTTGGGCCAGAAAATGTCTATGGTTGACCGCGTTTGGCGTAGGCATTATCTCTGTAGCTACTCCATTTTTTAGTGCTGAGATTGCTGCAAAGTGGTTTACTTTCCCAAACCTCTTTTTCTTGTTGCCATTCCCAGTTTTATCACTGGCGTGTTTTATCTTAATTGATCTGAACTTGGTAAAAATGCAAAGAGATCAACCTGCACCTATATGGCTTCCATTTGCGCTGAGTGTCGCTATTTTTGTCCTCGCTTTTCTAGGAATTGCTTACAGTATGTTTCCTTATATCGTTGTTGGAAAAATGACGATCTGGGAAGCTGCTTCTGCAACGGATTCCTTGTGGATGATTTTTTGGGGCGCAATTGTCGTTCTGCCAACGATCATTGGCTACACCATTTACTCCTATAGAATCTTTTGGGGTAAAACGGAACCACTTAGTTATTACTAAATCAGTATTACTCACTTATTAAGTTCGTAGGATCTTAAACAAAAATACCAACCTAGAGGTTGGTATTTTTTTATCTCTCAAGAATCTACTATGAGAATCTAGATCACTTTGTTAAGA comes from Polynucleobacter paneuropaeus and encodes:
- the cydB gene encoding cytochrome d ubiquinol oxidase subunit II, with product MIPNLLEPSGWLPLFFLVAMGIAMVAYVVLDGYDLGVGILLNQATDQEKDIMISSIGPFWDANETWLVLGVGVLLIAFPMAHGIILTELYLPVGIMLAGLILRGVSFDFRAKAHLSQKSVWNFLFFFGSFLAAASQGVMVGREVIGFDSGGLGWVFAFIVALCLPAGYALLGAGWLIMKTSGELQRKAVAWARKCLWLTAFGVGIISVATPFFSAEIAAKWFTFPNLFFLLPFPVLSLACFILIDLNLVKMQRDQPAPIWLPFALSVAIFVLAFLGIAYSMFPYIVVGKMTIWEAASATDSLWMIFWGAIVVLPTIIGYTIYSYRIFWGKTEPLSYY